One genomic window of Deinococcus radiotolerans includes the following:
- a CDS encoding CAP domain-containing protein → MSAAPLRRTLTLLLAAALSAAAAQSGTLFRVGYSVSGDHLAPLTITLNAAAPAGHSVTWTFGDGGTSTGEQVAYTYYRPGTYQIQVSLLDSQGRTVSRTEISMSVRSSGAEHADLTVLHAADGTVRLSGLGSVLYRPGPVRLLLNGREVTGPQRLNSGSNTVTAQGTTSAGQTVQRQLTLTAAALTASPAFDSEVLRLTNQARAQGWNCDAKRPGGPALPPLKGNPTLDLAAQAQSSGMALYGYFDHTSALDGSSPMRRVQAAGLNPGSVAENIAAGQQTPKEVVDAWLRSPGHCRNIMGDFTLVGLSYVNRPGTKFTRYWTQVFARP, encoded by the coding sequence GTGTCTGCCGCGCCGCTTCGCCGCACCCTGACCCTCCTGCTCGCCGCGGCGCTGTCGGCCGCGGCCGCCCAGAGCGGCACCCTCTTCCGCGTCGGGTACAGCGTCAGCGGCGATCACCTCGCCCCGCTGACCATCACGCTGAACGCCGCCGCGCCCGCCGGGCACAGCGTCACCTGGACCTTCGGCGACGGCGGCACCAGCACCGGCGAGCAGGTCGCGTACACCTACTACCGGCCCGGCACCTACCAGATTCAGGTGTCCCTGCTGGACAGCCAGGGCCGGACCGTCAGCCGCACCGAGATTTCCATGAGTGTCCGCAGCAGCGGCGCCGAACACGCCGACCTCACAGTCCTGCACGCCGCAGACGGCACCGTCCGCCTGAGTGGCCTGGGCAGCGTCCTGTACCGCCCGGGCCCGGTGCGCCTGCTGCTGAACGGGCGCGAGGTCACCGGCCCGCAGCGCCTGAACAGCGGCAGCAACACCGTCACCGCTCAGGGCACCACCAGCGCCGGGCAGACGGTGCAGCGCCAACTGACCCTGACGGCCGCCGCCCTGACCGCCAGCCCCGCCTTTGACAGCGAGGTGCTGCGCCTGACCAACCAGGCCCGCGCCCAGGGCTGGAACTGCGACGCCAAACGCCCCGGTGGGCCCGCCCTGCCCCCCCTGAAGGGCAACCCGACCCTCGACCTGGCGGCGCAGGCCCAGTCGAGCGGCATGGCCCTGTACGGTTACTTCGATCACACCAGCGCCCTGGACGGCAGCAGCCCCATGCGCCGCGTGCAGGCCGCCGGCCTGAACCCCGGCAGTGTCGCCGAGAACATCGCCGCCGGACAGCAGACCCCGAAGGAGGTCGTGGACGCCTGGCTGCGTAGCCCCGGCCACTGCCGCAACATCATGGGGGACTTCACGCTGGTCGGGCTCAGCTACGTCAACCGCCCAGGCACGAAATTCACGCGGTACTGGACGCAGGTGTTCGCGCGCCCCTGA
- a CDS encoding sensor histidine kinase: MTVPTRVQRRTLMRELLLALLPLLATVTLLALATQPAYRALLRNGLGVRPYAYQGLVQDLLQYRADLLDPAVNAAAREASFERALGSARNRAQFAYLNDIEAQDDFRLLNVQRGLEARSSAGLRRAIQDAFGLNNIARDYGAAQGEAYQLAFLELRRALIASAIFAGLLSLLLTLRALLLWRADVLRAHTREERQRDALKLASHEMRRPLQALLLAADALRSAQNPAAQQRLLTQIEDSAAQLASRADLTRLNDLYLDVTLRVQPTDLGDLVRRFSSSRVHVTAPPQPLVWPVDPNRVRQMLENLVENAVKYTEGTVELTLDAPGGPPRVQVRDHGPGMSDEVRGRVFLPYERGPRSLGPGSGLGLPLVRRYARAHGGDVMLTHAPGGGLLITLTFGQASPHVSAPDPRGNLTGT; the protein is encoded by the coding sequence ATGACGGTTCCCACCCGCGTCCAGCGGCGCACCCTGATGCGCGAACTCCTGCTGGCGCTGCTGCCCCTGCTGGCCACCGTGACCCTCCTGGCCCTGGCCACGCAGCCCGCCTACCGCGCCCTGCTGCGCAACGGCCTAGGCGTGCGACCCTACGCCTACCAGGGCCTCGTGCAGGACCTCCTGCAGTACCGCGCGGACCTGCTGGACCCAGCCGTGAACGCCGCCGCGCGCGAAGCCAGCTTTGAGCGCGCGCTGGGCAGTGCCCGCAACCGCGCGCAGTTCGCGTACCTGAATGACATCGAGGCGCAGGATGACTTCCGGCTGCTGAACGTGCAGCGCGGCCTGGAAGCGCGCAGCAGCGCGGGCCTGCGCCGCGCCATTCAGGACGCCTTCGGCCTGAACAACATCGCCCGGGACTACGGAGCCGCGCAGGGCGAGGCCTACCAGCTCGCCTTTCTGGAGTTGCGGCGCGCGCTGATTGCCAGCGCGATCTTCGCCGGCCTGCTGAGCCTCCTCCTGACGCTGCGCGCCCTGCTGCTCTGGCGCGCCGACGTGCTGCGCGCCCACACCCGCGAGGAACGCCAGCGGGACGCCCTGAAGCTCGCCAGCCACGAGATGCGCCGGCCCCTCCAGGCGCTGCTGCTGGCCGCGGACGCCCTGCGGTCCGCGCAGAACCCGGCGGCGCAGCAGCGCCTGCTCACGCAGATCGAGGACAGTGCCGCGCAGCTCGCCAGCCGCGCCGACCTGACCCGCCTGAACGACCTGTACCTGGACGTGACGCTGCGCGTGCAACCCACGGACCTGGGCGACCTGGTCCGCCGCTTTTCCTCCAGCCGGGTGCACGTCACGGCCCCCCCGCAGCCCCTGGTGTGGCCGGTGGATCCCAACCGCGTGCGGCAGATGCTGGAGAACCTCGTGGAGAATGCCGTGAAGTACACCGAAGGTACGGTGGAACTCACGCTGGACGCCCCCGGCGGCCCGCCGCGCGTGCAGGTCCGTGATCACGGGCCCGGGATGAGTGACGAGGTGCGGGGCCGGGTCTTCCTGCCCTATGAGCGCGGTCCGCGCAGCCTGGGCCCCGGCAGCGGCCTGGGGCTGCCGCTGGTGCGCCGCTACGCCCGCGCGCACGGGGGAGACGTGATGCTCACGCACGCGCCCGGCGGTGGCCTGCTGATCACCCTGACCTTCGGGCAGGCGTCGCCGCACGTGTCCGCCCCGGACCCACGGGGCAACCTGACGGGCACCTGA